The following coding sequences lie in one Alosa alosa isolate M-15738 ecotype Scorff River chromosome 21, AALO_Geno_1.1, whole genome shotgun sequence genomic window:
- the tnfsf13b gene encoding tumor necrosis factor ligand superfamily member 13B isoform X2: MSNCTPLLVSVTVVTLCLSIVLIQEVRVLKTDLKGIKRDLLSPLVHRSLKEFGYGLFMSNMWEHSFVRPRNRHEEDVWTNQASFLQMAAMVNEKPIQRGNVTVIPWTVAIQQGSAVTASDNKIVVQQDSYFMVFGQVLYHDRGAIMGHLIRQQPSSASGGVGRYRDLFRCLQEMPGEENSANTCYTAGIVKLEHNDQLELVIPDRPHAQVAMDTESTFFGIIQLQ, translated from the exons ATGAGTAACTGCACTCCTCTCCTCGTCTCGGTCACAGTAGTGACTCTGTGCCTGAGCATCGTTCTCATCCAGGAGGTCAGAGTTTTAAAAACGGATCTCAAGGGAATTAAAAGggatctcctctcccctctggtTCATCGGTCACTGAAAGAGTTTGGATATGGACTGTTTATGTCTAACATGTGGGAG CATTCATTTGTTCGGCCTCGGAACAGACACGAGGAAGACGTCTGGACCA ACCAGGCATCATTCTTGCAGATGGCAGCCATGGTAAATGAAAAGCCCATACAGAGAg GTAATGTGACGGTAATTCCATGGACTGTTGCCATCCAACAAGGTTCCGCTGTCACAGCATCAGATAACAAAATAGTCGTCCAACAAGACAGTTACTTCATGGTATTTGGCCAG GTTCTGTATCACGACCGAGGAGCCATCATGGGCCACCTGATCCGCCAGCAGCCATCCAGTGCGTCTGGAGGTGTGGGGAGATACCGAGACCTCTTCCGCTGCCTGCAGGAGATGCCCGGGGAGGAGAACAGCGCCAACACGTGCTACACCGCAG GGATTGTGAAGCTGGAACACAACGACCAGCTGGAGCTGGTCATCCCCGATCGGCCTCACGCACAAGTAGCCATGGACACGGAATCAACC
- the tnfsf13b gene encoding tumor necrosis factor ligand superfamily member 13B isoform X1: MSNCTPLLVSVTVVTLCLSIVLIQEVRVLKTDLKGIKRDLLSPLVHRSLKEFGYGLFMSNMWEQHSFVRPRNRHEEDVWTNQASFLQMAAMVNEKPIQRGNVTVIPWTVAIQQGSAVTASDNKIVVQQDSYFMVFGQVLYHDRGAIMGHLIRQQPSSASGGVGRYRDLFRCLQEMPGEENSANTCYTAGIVKLEHNDQLELVIPDRPHAQVAMDTESTFFGIIQLQ, translated from the exons ATGAGTAACTGCACTCCTCTCCTCGTCTCGGTCACAGTAGTGACTCTGTGCCTGAGCATCGTTCTCATCCAGGAGGTCAGAGTTTTAAAAACGGATCTCAAGGGAATTAAAAGggatctcctctcccctctggtTCATCGGTCACTGAAAGAGTTTGGATATGGACTGTTTATGTCTAACATGTGGGAG CAGCATTCATTTGTTCGGCCTCGGAACAGACACGAGGAAGACGTCTGGACCA ACCAGGCATCATTCTTGCAGATGGCAGCCATGGTAAATGAAAAGCCCATACAGAGAg GTAATGTGACGGTAATTCCATGGACTGTTGCCATCCAACAAGGTTCCGCTGTCACAGCATCAGATAACAAAATAGTCGTCCAACAAGACAGTTACTTCATGGTATTTGGCCAG GTTCTGTATCACGACCGAGGAGCCATCATGGGCCACCTGATCCGCCAGCAGCCATCCAGTGCGTCTGGAGGTGTGGGGAGATACCGAGACCTCTTCCGCTGCCTGCAGGAGATGCCCGGGGAGGAGAACAGCGCCAACACGTGCTACACCGCAG GGATTGTGAAGCTGGAACACAACGACCAGCTGGAGCTGGTCATCCCCGATCGGCCTCACGCACAAGTAGCCATGGACACGGAATCAACC